One part of the Roseomonas gilardii genome encodes these proteins:
- a CDS encoding NAD(P)/FAD-dependent oxidoreductase: MESFDAVILGAGAAGLMCAMAAGRRGRRVLLLDHAEQAGAKILISGGGRCNFTNLGVVPERFFSANPHFAKSALRRYTQHDFLALVEKHRIAWHEKTLGQLFCDGSARAILAMLLAECGAAGVELRLRHRITGIGHDGGGFRVETDRGAFAAPALVLATGGPSIPKMGATGFAYDVARRFGLPLVEPRPALVPLTFAGEALEMMRPLSGVSLEAVARCGRHAFREAVLFTHRGLSGPAILQVSSPWREGEAVILDLLPDRDAAGFLIERKNSRPRAELRTVLGEVLPQRLAVALAEGVARPMGELPDRELRRVAEGLKNRRLTPSGTEGYAKAEVTLGGIDTRALSSQTMEARDVPGLYAIGEAVDVTGWLGGYNFQWAWSSGWCAGQAL, translated from the coding sequence ATGGAATCCTTCGATGCGGTGATCCTCGGTGCCGGCGCGGCGGGGCTGATGTGCGCCATGGCGGCGGGCCGGCGCGGACGGCGCGTGCTGCTGCTCGACCATGCGGAGCAGGCCGGGGCCAAGATCCTGATCTCCGGCGGCGGGCGCTGCAACTTCACCAATCTGGGCGTGGTGCCGGAGCGCTTCTTCTCCGCCAACCCGCATTTCGCGAAATCCGCCCTGCGCCGCTACACGCAGCACGACTTCCTGGCGCTGGTGGAGAAGCACCGCATCGCCTGGCACGAGAAGACGCTGGGGCAGCTTTTCTGCGACGGTTCGGCGCGGGCGATCCTCGCCATGCTGCTGGCGGAATGCGGGGCGGCGGGGGTGGAGCTGCGGCTGCGGCACCGGATCACCGGGATCGGCCATGACGGCGGCGGCTTCCGGGTGGAGACCGACCGGGGCGCCTTCGCCGCGCCCGCCTTGGTGCTGGCGACGGGCGGCCCCTCCATCCCGAAGATGGGTGCCACCGGCTTCGCCTACGACGTCGCGCGCCGGTTCGGCCTGCCGCTGGTGGAGCCGCGTCCGGCCCTGGTGCCGCTGACCTTCGCCGGGGAGGCGCTGGAGATGATGCGCCCGCTGAGCGGCGTGTCGCTGGAGGCGGTGGCGCGCTGTGGCCGTCATGCCTTCCGGGAGGCGGTGCTCTTCACCCATCGCGGCCTGTCCGGCCCGGCCATCCTGCAGGTCTCCTCGCCCTGGCGGGAGGGGGAGGCGGTCATCCTGGACCTGTTGCCGGACCGCGATGCCGCCGGTTTCCTGATCGAGCGCAAGAACAGCCGCCCGCGTGCCGAGCTGCGGACCGTGCTGGGGGAGGTGCTGCCGCAGCGCTTGGCGGTCGCCCTGGCGGAAGGCGTGGCGCGGCCCATGGGGGAGTTGCCGGACCGGGAGCTGCGCCGGGTGGCGGAGGGGCTGAAGAACCGGCGCCTGACCCCCAGCGGCACGGAGGGCTATGCCAAGGCCGAGGTCACGCTGGGTGGCATCGACACGCGGGCGCTTTCCTCCCAGACCATGGAGGCGCGAGACGTGCCCGGCCTCTACGCGATCGGGGAGGCGGTGGACGTCACCGGCTGGCTCGGCGGCTACAACTTCCAGTGGGCCTGGTCGAGCGGCTGGTGCGCCGGGCAGGCGCTCTGA
- a CDS encoding SDR family NAD(P)-dependent oxidoreductase — MEFQDKRVIITGAGGIYGRWIAQAFAREGARLCLSDNRQDALEAVAEELALPEERIMLHRTELMEEASIRDLAAHVKAGWGGVDILVNNAGIYPGGDLFDLPTSEWDRVFGINVRAVFILSREVAHLMVAEGVRGSIVNISSGASRKMNPARVAYCTSKTTLDRLTKGLALDFAPRHIRVNAVEPGFAPGSEVSPLSDEYVSNMLTRIPLGRTSGPDDAAAAVLYLCSAKAAYVTGATLTVDGGNSIRT, encoded by the coding sequence ATGGAATTCCAGGACAAGCGCGTCATCATCACCGGCGCCGGGGGCATCTACGGGCGCTGGATCGCCCAGGCCTTCGCCCGCGAGGGCGCGCGCCTCTGCCTTTCCGACAACCGGCAGGACGCGCTGGAGGCGGTGGCCGAGGAACTGGCCCTGCCGGAGGAGCGCATCATGCTCCACCGGACGGAACTGATGGAGGAAGCCTCGATCCGCGACCTCGCCGCGCATGTGAAGGCGGGCTGGGGCGGGGTGGACATCCTCGTGAACAATGCCGGCATCTATCCGGGTGGCGACCTCTTCGACCTGCCGACCAGCGAATGGGACCGGGTCTTCGGCATCAATGTCCGCGCCGTCTTCATCCTGTCGCGGGAGGTGGCGCATCTGATGGTGGCGGAGGGCGTGCGGGGCAGCATCGTCAACATCTCCTCCGGCGCCTCGCGCAAGATGAACCCGGCCCGCGTCGCCTACTGCACCTCCAAGACGACGCTGGACCGGCTGACCAAGGGCCTCGCCCTGGACTTCGCGCCCCGCCACATCCGGGTGAACGCGGTGGAGCCCGGCTTCGCCCCGGGCAGCGAGGTCAGCCCGCTGAGCGACGAATACGTTTCCAACATGCTGACCCGCATCCCGCTGGGCCGCACCAGCGGCCCCGACGATGCCGCCGCGGCGGTGCTCTATCTCTGCTCCGCGAAGGCTGCCTATGTCACCGGCGCCACGCTGACCGTGGACGGGGGCAACTCGATCCGCACCTGA
- a CDS encoding MarR family winged helix-turn-helix transcriptional regulator: MCSERSHLAAEFGRDLFRAGQVWRREMDLGMRRLGLSDGTWRPLLYLGRMGGGIRQTDLAGALGIEGASLVRLLDALERGGLLRRHPDPEDRRSKILQLTEAGQETVEQIESAYEGVSQRLLARISESELAQCLHVFRKVELSLRGPDEAMSGNLADHSASRPVGNPVGNPSGGRGA; the protein is encoded by the coding sequence ATGTGCAGCGAGCGATCCCATCTGGCCGCCGAATTCGGGCGAGACCTCTTCCGCGCCGGCCAGGTCTGGCGGCGGGAGATGGATCTCGGCATGCGCCGGCTCGGCCTGTCGGACGGGACCTGGCGGCCCTTGCTCTATCTCGGCCGCATGGGCGGCGGTATCCGCCAAACGGATCTGGCCGGCGCCCTGGGGATCGAGGGGGCCTCGCTGGTGCGGCTGCTGGATGCGCTGGAGCGCGGCGGGCTGCTGCGGCGGCATCCCGATCCCGAGGATCGGCGTTCCAAGATCCTGCAACTGACCGAGGCAGGGCAGGAAACGGTGGAGCAGATCGAGAGCGCCTATGAGGGCGTCAGCCAGCGCCTGCTCGCCCGGATCAGCGAGTCCGAGCTGGCGCAGTGCCTGCACGTGTTCCGCAAGGTCGAGCTTTCCCTGCGCGGACCCGATGAGGCCATGAGCGGCAACCTCGCCGATCATTCCGCCAGCCGGCCCGTTGGCAATCCCGTTGGCAATCCCTCGGGGGGCAGGGGAGCATGA
- a CDS encoding FUSC family protein, whose protein sequence is MSAAEGSAGTARSNATGADSTAGGILTTMGRRFRPRLPTWLAGWSHVFRTLLAFTIALYAAYALELDSPSSAGMTVLIVASASRGAVLSKSLYRAGGTVVGALASITLVAWFAQAPWLFILGFALWLGLCTFAASLLRYFRSYGAVLAGYTIALIALSAVQDPGNVFHLATARIAVVSLGVFVTAVVFLVTDLGPRRGQIRAGVIRLVAAVAAVTRQAMAGVDATTVRAARSKVAGELSALDQTVEFVSVEDTGFGRHADGVRLAVAELFAVLTASQRTARLLADPALARDPEVPATRQRLTGLLDRLAALAPDTPLDALRDDIRAAQAETGRATTACRDLPVLVALERADAMLRQLTRIVETLTDLRDDTPRAPALRLRIYANPVTAARNGTRAALAVFLGGAFWLVSGWSSGANILLMLGPMCALLSTTDSAAAASIGFFKGLAIAIPTGLVVGYAVLPMMNSFPLLLVSTLPFIALGVWFAQRPKTAGPGTAFQIFFMATVAPGNPMNYQLSSALDGAFANLIGGFCGVLAFRVLLPPDPVAEARVLQRSLVRAVRRLAKGPLPPWLVWEHLQHQKLVRLSRRLVAVAPARRGDAISDGGSAVLIGRALIRARLVAGHPDMPPAGAAIVARAVRDFGRIASAPAEVAAEARRASLELAALEGANAAVFHAAAMLSEAASILEERARFFLVGADWLAECPRPEGGDGGGTGTPAALAGGAA, encoded by the coding sequence ATGAGCGCCGCGGAAGGCAGCGCCGGCACGGCGCGCAGCAACGCCACCGGGGCGGACAGCACGGCGGGCGGCATCCTGACCACCATGGGCCGCCGCTTCCGGCCGCGCCTGCCCACGTGGCTCGCAGGCTGGAGCCATGTGTTCCGCACCCTGCTGGCCTTTACCATCGCGCTCTATGCCGCTTATGCGCTGGAACTCGACAGTCCTTCCTCCGCTGGCATGACGGTGTTGATCGTGGCCAGCGCCTCGCGCGGCGCGGTGCTCTCCAAGAGCCTCTACCGCGCCGGCGGCACGGTGGTCGGCGCCCTGGCCTCGATCACGCTCGTCGCCTGGTTCGCCCAGGCCCCCTGGCTCTTCATCCTGGGCTTCGCCCTCTGGCTGGGCCTCTGCACCTTTGCCGCCTCGCTGCTGCGCTACTTCCGCAGCTATGGCGCGGTGCTGGCCGGCTACACCATCGCCCTGATCGCCCTGTCCGCGGTGCAGGACCCGGGCAATGTCTTCCACCTCGCCACCGCGCGCATCGCCGTGGTCAGCCTCGGCGTCTTCGTCACGGCGGTGGTCTTCCTGGTGACGGATCTCGGGCCGCGGCGCGGCCAGATCCGGGCCGGGGTCATCCGGCTGGTGGCGGCGGTGGCGGCGGTGACGCGCCAGGCCATGGCGGGGGTGGACGCCACCACCGTCCGGGCCGCCCGCAGCAAGGTCGCCGGGGAACTGAGCGCCCTGGACCAGACGGTGGAGTTCGTCTCGGTCGAGGATACCGGCTTCGGCCGCCATGCCGATGGCGTGCGCCTCGCCGTGGCGGAGCTCTTCGCCGTGCTGACGGCCAGCCAGCGCACCGCGCGGCTGCTGGCCGACCCGGCGCTGGCCCGCGATCCCGAGGTCCCGGCCACGCGGCAGCGGCTGACCGGCCTGCTGGATCGGCTGGCCGCGCTGGCGCCCGACACCCCCCTCGATGCGCTGCGGGACGATATCCGCGCCGCCCAGGCGGAGACGGGCCGGGCCACGACCGCGTGCCGCGACCTGCCGGTGCTGGTGGCGCTGGAGCGCGCCGATGCGATGCTGCGGCAGCTCACGCGGATCGTCGAAACCCTGACCGACCTGCGCGACGACACCCCCCGTGCTCCGGCCCTGCGCCTGCGGATCTATGCCAATCCGGTGACGGCGGCGCGCAACGGGACGCGAGCGGCGCTGGCCGTCTTTCTCGGTGGCGCCTTCTGGCTGGTGAGCGGCTGGTCTTCGGGCGCCAACATCCTGCTCATGCTGGGTCCGATGTGCGCGCTGTTGAGCACCACGGACAGCGCGGCGGCGGCCAGCATCGGCTTCTTCAAGGGGCTGGCCATCGCCATCCCGACGGGGCTGGTCGTGGGCTATGCGGTCCTGCCGATGATGAACAGCTTCCCGCTGCTGCTGGTGAGCACGCTGCCCTTCATCGCGCTCGGCGTCTGGTTCGCCCAGCGGCCGAAGACGGCGGGCCCCGGCACGGCCTTCCAGATCTTCTTCATGGCGACGGTCGCGCCCGGCAATCCGATGAACTACCAGCTTTCCAGCGCCCTCGACGGCGCCTTCGCCAACCTGATCGGCGGCTTTTGCGGCGTGCTGGCCTTCCGCGTTCTGCTGCCGCCCGACCCGGTGGCCGAGGCGCGGGTGCTGCAGCGCTCGCTCGTGCGGGCGGTGCGGCGGCTGGCCAAGGGCCCGCTGCCGCCCTGGCTGGTCTGGGAGCACCTGCAGCACCAGAAGCTTGTCCGCCTGTCGCGGCGGCTGGTGGCGGTGGCGCCGGCGCGGCGCGGCGATGCCATCAGCGATGGCGGCAGCGCGGTGCTGATCGGGCGGGCGCTGATCCGCGCCCGGCTGGTCGCCGGCCATCCGGATATGCCGCCCGCCGGGGCCGCCATCGTGGCGCGGGCGGTGCGGGATTTCGGGCGCATCGCCTCCGCGCCGGCCGAGGTGGCCGCCGAGGCACGGCGCGCGTCCCTGGAACTGGCGGCGCTGGAGGGGGCGAATGCGGCGGTCTTCCATGCCGCCGCCATGCTCAGCGAGGCTGCCTCGATCCTGGAGGAACGCGCGCGTTTCTTCCTGGTCGGGGCGGACTGGCTGGCGGAGTGTCCGCGCCCGGAGGGGGGTGACGGCGGGGGGACGGGCACCCCGGCCGCCCTGGCGGGAGGGGCGGCCTGA
- a CDS encoding DUF1656 domain-containing protein → MLSEINIGGVYLAPIVIEGLLGLVIFALCRFVLGRLGVLSRIWHPALFEVCLFLSIVSLLVLLR, encoded by the coding sequence ATGCTGTCGGAGATCAACATCGGCGGCGTCTATCTGGCGCCCATCGTGATCGAGGGGCTGCTCGGTCTGGTGATCTTCGCTCTTTGCCGCTTCGTGCTGGGCCGCCTGGGCGTGCTGAGCCGCATCTGGCACCCGGCGCTCTTCGAGGTCTGTCTGTTCCTGTCCATCGTCTCCCTGCTCGTGCTCCTCCGGTAG
- a CDS encoding HlyD family secretion protein, protein MRFLQSVFRVLITLVAVGIAGVLVVMLWQSYMLSPWTRDGRVQVQVVNVASEVAGTVVDVPVQDNQFVHKNDVLFQVDPTRFRLAVAQAQAALESAQNQLSFAQSESRRQQRLTVYASEEAREKAENTMRVAQATLDQAQTALDVAKLNLARSTVVSPVNGYVTHLRLRAGAYVNAGTAQMAVVDSDSFWIEGYFEETKLHAIRPGDPARIRLMGYDTPFAGQVESIGRGIADANDTTNSRGLPAVNPVFTWVRLAQRIPVRVSFKDLPPEVVLVAGMTASIDIGPESEQRSGLGGRLLEWVRDNM, encoded by the coding sequence ATGAGATTCCTTCAATCCGTCTTCCGAGTCCTCATCACCCTTGTGGCGGTGGGCATCGCCGGGGTCCTCGTGGTGATGCTGTGGCAGTCCTATATGCTCTCGCCCTGGACCCGGGACGGGCGCGTCCAGGTCCAGGTCGTGAACGTCGCCTCGGAAGTGGCCGGCACGGTCGTGGATGTCCCGGTGCAGGACAACCAGTTCGTCCACAAGAACGACGTGCTGTTCCAGGTCGATCCCACCCGTTTCCGCCTCGCCGTGGCGCAGGCCCAGGCGGCGCTGGAAAGCGCGCAGAACCAGTTGAGCTTCGCCCAGTCCGAATCCCGGCGGCAGCAGCGGCTGACGGTCTATGCCTCGGAGGAGGCGCGGGAGAAGGCCGAGAACACCATGCGGGTGGCGCAGGCCACGCTGGACCAGGCGCAGACGGCGCTGGACGTGGCCAAGCTGAACCTCGCGCGCTCGACCGTGGTCTCCCCGGTGAACGGCTATGTCACCCATCTGCGGCTGCGGGCGGGGGCCTATGTCAACGCGGGCACCGCGCAGATGGCCGTGGTGGATTCGGATTCCTTCTGGATCGAGGGGTATTTCGAGGAGACCAAGCTGCATGCGATCCGGCCCGGCGACCCGGCCCGGATCCGGCTGATGGGCTATGACACGCCCTTCGCGGGGCAGGTGGAGAGCATCGGGCGCGGCATCGCGGATGCCAACGACACCACCAACAGCCGCGGCCTGCCAGCGGTGAACCCGGTCTTCACCTGGGTCCGGCTGGCGCAGCGCATTCCGGTCCGGGTTTCGTTCAAGGACCTGCCGCCGGAGGTGGTCCTCGTGGCAGGCATGACGGCCTCGATCGATATCGGGCCGGAAAGCGAGCAGCGTTCCGGCCTGGGCGGCCGGCTGCTGGAATGGGTGCGCGACAATATGTGA
- a CDS encoding NAD(P)H-dependent flavin oxidoreductase has protein sequence MKAINAIRMGGVDVLPLVEGGKGVSATNGASCGGWAEAGGVGTFSGVNADSYDAEGHVVPQVYHGSTRRERHEELVQYGIAGGIAQAREAHERSNGQGRVHVNVLWEMGGAERVLRGVLEGAKGLVHGVTCGAGMPYKLSEIAREYRVHYYPIVSSARAFSALWKRAYHKAQDWLGGVVYEDPWLAGGHNGLSNSEDPRKPENPYPRVLKLREQMRQFGLGDVPIIMAGGVWWLEEWEDWIDNPELGPIAFQFGTRPLVTQESPIPDAWKQRLLTLKPGDVSLQNFSPTGFYSSAVRNDFLRDLEGRSHRQVAYTSEAIGEHSARYGVGPRKRPVYLVPGDLEHVQQWESEGFTEALRTPDDTLIFVSPDESRQILADQVACMGCLSQCRFSNWSQHEPDYTNGKKADPRSFCIQKTLQDIAHGGDPEQNLMFSGHNAYRFGQDPFYSNGFIPTVRQLVERILTGR, from the coding sequence GTGAAGGCGATCAACGCAATACGCATGGGAGGCGTGGATGTCCTCCCCCTCGTCGAGGGTGGAAAGGGCGTTTCCGCCACCAATGGTGCGTCCTGCGGTGGCTGGGCCGAGGCCGGTGGCGTGGGCACCTTCTCCGGCGTCAATGCCGACAGCTATGACGCCGAGGGCCATGTCGTCCCGCAGGTCTACCACGGCTCCACCCGTCGCGAGCGGCACGAGGAACTGGTGCAGTACGGCATCGCCGGCGGCATCGCCCAGGCCCGGGAGGCGCATGAGCGCTCCAACGGGCAGGGCCGCGTCCATGTCAACGTGCTGTGGGAGATGGGCGGCGCGGAGCGCGTGCTGCGCGGCGTGCTGGAGGGGGCCAAGGGCCTCGTCCATGGCGTCACCTGCGGCGCGGGCATGCCCTACAAGCTCAGCGAGATCGCGCGGGAATACCGCGTCCACTACTATCCGATCGTCTCCTCCGCCCGCGCCTTCAGCGCCCTGTGGAAGCGCGCCTACCACAAGGCCCAGGACTGGCTGGGCGGCGTGGTCTACGAGGACCCCTGGCTGGCGGGCGGCCATAACGGCCTCTCCAACAGCGAGGACCCGCGCAAGCCGGAGAACCCCTATCCCCGCGTGCTGAAGCTGCGCGAGCAGATGCGGCAGTTCGGCCTGGGCGACGTGCCGATCATCATGGCCGGCGGCGTCTGGTGGCTGGAGGAGTGGGAGGACTGGATCGACAATCCGGAGCTCGGCCCGATCGCCTTCCAGTTCGGCACCCGCCCGCTGGTGACGCAGGAAAGCCCGATCCCCGATGCCTGGAAGCAGCGCCTGCTGACGCTGAAGCCCGGCGACGTGTCGCTGCAGAACTTCTCGCCGACCGGCTTCTATTCCTCCGCCGTGCGCAACGACTTCCTGCGCGACCTGGAGGGGCGCTCGCACCGCCAGGTGGCCTATACCTCCGAGGCGATCGGAGAGCATTCCGCCCGCTACGGCGTCGGCCCGCGCAAGCGGCCGGTCTATCTGGTGCCGGGCGACCTGGAGCACGTGCAGCAATGGGAGAGCGAGGGCTTCACCGAGGCCCTGCGCACCCCGGACGACACGCTGATCTTCGTGTCGCCCGACGAATCCCGCCAGATCCTGGCCGACCAGGTGGCCTGCATGGGCTGCCTGTCGCAGTGCCGGTTCTCCAACTGGTCGCAGCACGAGCCGGACTACACCAACGGCAAGAAGGCCGATCCGCGCAGCTTCTGCATCCAGAAGACGCTGCAGGACATCGCCCACGGCGGCGACCCGGAGCAGAACCTCATGTTCTCCGGGCACAACGCCTATCGCTTCGGGCAGGACCCCTTCTATTCCAACGGCTTCATCCCGACGGTGCGGCAGTTGGTGGAGCGGATCCTCACCGGCCGCTGA
- the pnp gene encoding polyribonucleotide nucleotidyltransferase, whose translation MFDHYYRKDIAWGGKTLTLETGKVARQADGAVMARLGDTIVLCTAVGSRSVKPGQDFFPLTVNYQEKAFAAGKIPGGFFKREGRPSESETLISRLIDRPIRPLFPEGFRNEVQVIATVLSHDMENDPDMVAMVGCSAALTLSGIPFFGPVASARVGYIDGQYVLNPTLEERKRSQLDLVVAGTAEGVLMVESEAQELSEEVMLGAVEFGHRGFQPVIQGIIDLAERAAKEPWPLAEADESLTALKARIADLGRDKMAEAYKETQKLLRQGKVGDVKKEVLAALEAEGLDAAAAKGLLKELEADVVRNAILDTGIRIDGRDTRTVRPIMAEVGVLPRAHGSALFTRGETQALAVATLGTGQDEQIIDQLAGEYRENFLLHYNFPPYSVNETGRMGSPGRREVGHGKLAWRAIHPLLPEKEKFPYTMRVVSEITESNGSSSMATVCGTSLSLMDAGVPLKRPCAGIAMGLIKEDRGFAVLSDILGDEDHLGDMDFKVAGTEQGVTALQMDIKITSITFDIMKTALEQARDGRIHILGEMAKGLSGARTDVSANAPKVTIINVPKDKIREVIGTGGKVIREIVEQTGTKIDIEDDGTIKIASSSPEATQAAIDRIKGITAEAEIGAIYNGTVVKTADFGAFVNFLGAKDGLVHISELAQDRVNKTTDIVNVGDKVKVKVIGFDDRGKVKLSMRVVDQATGADITEQVGARRPRAEGEEGGEGRRDRGDRGDRGRGPRRDRGDFRD comes from the coding sequence ATGTTCGACCACTACTACCGCAAGGACATCGCCTGGGGCGGCAAGACCCTGACGCTGGAGACGGGCAAGGTCGCCCGCCAGGCCGATGGCGCCGTGATGGCCCGCCTGGGCGATACCATCGTGCTCTGCACGGCGGTCGGTAGCCGTTCGGTCAAGCCGGGGCAGGACTTCTTCCCGCTGACCGTGAACTACCAGGAGAAGGCCTTCGCCGCGGGCAAGATCCCCGGCGGCTTCTTCAAGCGCGAGGGCCGTCCCTCGGAGAGCGAGACCCTGATCTCGCGCCTCATCGACCGCCCGATCCGCCCGCTCTTCCCCGAGGGCTTCCGCAACGAGGTCCAGGTCATCGCGACGGTGCTGTCGCATGACATGGAGAACGACCCGGACATGGTGGCGATGGTCGGCTGCTCCGCCGCCCTGACGCTGTCCGGCATCCCCTTCTTCGGCCCGGTCGCCTCGGCGCGCGTCGGCTATATCGACGGCCAGTACGTGCTGAACCCGACGCTGGAGGAGCGCAAGCGCTCGCAGCTCGACCTCGTGGTCGCCGGCACCGCCGAGGGCGTGCTGATGGTGGAGTCCGAGGCGCAGGAGCTCTCCGAGGAAGTGATGCTCGGCGCCGTGGAATTCGGCCACCGGGGCTTCCAGCCTGTGATCCAGGGCATCATCGATCTCGCCGAGCGCGCCGCCAAGGAGCCCTGGCCGCTGGCCGAGGCGGATGAGAGCCTGACGGCGCTCAAGGCCCGCATCGCCGATCTCGGCCGCGACAAGATGGCCGAGGCCTACAAGGAGACGCAGAAGCTGCTCCGCCAGGGCAAGGTCGGCGACGTCAAGAAGGAGGTCCTGGCGGCGCTGGAGGCCGAGGGCCTGGACGCGGCCGCCGCCAAGGGGCTGCTCAAGGAGCTGGAGGCGGACGTGGTCCGCAACGCCATCCTCGACACGGGCATCCGCATCGACGGCCGCGACACCCGCACCGTCCGTCCGATCATGGCCGAGGTCGGCGTTCTGCCGCGCGCCCATGGCTCCGCCCTCTTCACCCGTGGCGAGACCCAGGCGCTCGCCGTGGCGACGCTGGGCACCGGGCAGGACGAGCAGATCATCGACCAGCTCGCGGGCGAGTACCGCGAGAACTTCCTGCTGCACTACAACTTCCCTCCCTACTCGGTGAACGAGACGGGCCGCATGGGCTCGCCGGGGCGGCGCGAGGTCGGCCATGGCAAGCTCGCCTGGCGCGCCATCCACCCGCTGCTGCCGGAGAAGGAGAAGTTCCCGTACACGATGCGCGTGGTCTCCGAGATCACGGAATCGAACGGCTCCTCCTCCATGGCCACCGTCTGCGGCACCTCCCTGTCGCTGATGGATGCCGGCGTGCCGCTGAAGCGCCCCTGCGCCGGCATCGCCATGGGCCTGATCAAGGAGGATCGCGGCTTCGCCGTGCTCTCCGACATCCTGGGCGACGAGGACCACCTCGGCGACATGGACTTCAAGGTGGCCGGCACGGAGCAGGGCGTGACCGCGCTGCAGATGGACATCAAGATCACGTCCATCACCTTCGACATCATGAAGACCGCTCTGGAGCAGGCCAGGGACGGCCGCATCCACATCCTGGGCGAGATGGCGAAGGGCCTCTCCGGCGCCCGCACCGACGTTTCGGCCAATGCCCCCAAGGTCACGATCATCAACGTGCCCAAGGACAAGATCCGCGAAGTCATCGGCACGGGCGGCAAGGTGATCCGCGAGATCGTCGAGCAGACCGGCACCAAGATCGACATCGAGGATGACGGGACGATCAAGATCGCCTCCTCCTCCCCCGAGGCGACCCAGGCCGCGATCGACCGCATCAAGGGCATCACCGCCGAGGCCGAGATCGGCGCGATCTACAACGGCACCGTGGTGAAGACCGCCGATTTCGGCGCCTTCGTGAACTTCCTCGGCGCCAAGGACGGCCTCGTCCACATCTCCGAGCTGGCGCAGGACCGGGTCAACAAGACCACCGACATCGTCAACGTGGGCGACAAGGTGAAGGTCAAGGTCATCGGCTTCGATGACCGCGGCAAGGTGAAGCTGTCCATGCGGGTGGTCGATCAGGCGACCGGCGCGGACATCACCGAGCAGGTCGGCGCCCGCCGCCCCCGCGCCGAGGGCGAGGAAGGCGGCGAGGGCCGCCGCGACCGTGGGGACCGGGGCGACCGTGGCCGTGGCCCGCGCCGCGACCGCGGCGACTTCCGCGACTGA
- a CDS encoding entericidin A/B family lipoprotein, translating into MSRTLAAAVTACLLLGSATLLGACNTVSGAGQDVSAVGNAVTRGADRVRQ; encoded by the coding sequence ATGTCCAGAACCCTCGCGGCGGCCGTGACCGCCTGCCTGCTGCTGGGCTCCGCTACCTTGCTCGGGGCCTGCAACACCGTTTCGGGCGCCGGCCAGGATGTCTCGGCCGTCGGTAATGCGGTCACCCGCGGCGCCGACCGCGTCAGGCAGTAG
- a CDS encoding SixA phosphatase family protein, producing the protein MRRLLLLRHAKSSWDDPALSDHARPLNSRGRKAAAAVAQLFHRLQLAPDLVLVSSARRTLQTLEALSPLPGQPRVEATDSLYLATPDTMLEAIQLVPEETRCLLMIGHNPGMHELVLKLLGRHALDDPQQDARRIAEGYPTAALAEFTVEGPWNRLSAGGGRLVRFVTPADLAD; encoded by the coding sequence ATGCGACGGCTTCTGCTGCTCCGCCATGCGAAGTCCTCCTGGGACGACCCGGCGCTTTCCGACCATGCCCGGCCGCTGAACAGCCGCGGCCGGAAGGCCGCCGCCGCCGTCGCGCAGCTCTTCCACCGGCTGCAACTGGCGCCCGATCTGGTGCTGGTCTCCTCCGCCCGCCGCACGCTCCAGACCCTGGAGGCGCTCTCCCCCCTCCCCGGCCAGCCCAGGGTGGAGGCCACGGACAGCCTCTATCTCGCCACGCCCGATACGATGCTGGAGGCCATCCAGCTCGTCCCGGAGGAGACACGCTGCCTGCTGATGATCGGGCACAATCCTGGGATGCACGAACTCGTCCTGAAGCTCCTCGGCCGCCACGCGCTGGATGACCCGCAGCAGGACGCGCGCCGGATCGCCGAGGGTTATCCCACCGCAGCCCTGGCCGAGTTCACGGTGGAGGGGCCCTGGAACCGGCTTTCCGCCGGTGGCGGTCGCCTCGTGCGATTCGTGACCCCCGCCGATCTGGCGGATTGA